The Syntrophorhabdaceae bacterium region CTTCCTCGGTCCACGAGAGAGGACTCCCGAAAATGTAGCGGTTCGTTACCTGAGTGAATACCACGCAGGTCATCGCCAGGACTAAAATGAACGCAAAATAGTCCAGGGCTTTGTTCAAAAATTTTGTCAGATTTGCCATCGTCTTGCTCTCCTCAAGAATGAATCCCTGTTTAAGTTTCGGGTTCTTCCCCGTCTTACTCTCGCGGACTGCCCGATCGTACTTGAGAGAAGCCCCCGTGCTATAGAGCATGGAGGCTTCTCTTTTACCCTGCCTATTTGGCCAATTCGGCTTCGGCAGCCTTCACGGCCTTCTGGAGTTTCTCTATCCAGAGTTTCCCGACCTGTTTCTCAACGTAGTCGATGACTGGTTTTTGCGTAGCCTGTCTAAACTGGTTCAGCTCTGCTGCGGTCGGCTTATAAACCTGCATGCCCTTTTCCTGCAGTTGCGTTACGCCCATTGCCGAGTTTAACTCCTGGATACCGCGCCCAACCCAGCCTGCGGTGATGGATGCGAGTTTCACGCTCTCCTGAATGTTCTTGGGAAGTGACTGGAAGAACTTCTCGTTGATCAAGATGAAATCGACTCCATAGGAGTGTCCATCTATGGTCATGTACTTCTGCACTTCATAGAATTTGTTCGCCGCTATAACCGATATGGGATTCTCCTCGCCATCCACAACCTTCTGTTGCAAGGCAGTGTAAGTCTCAGGCCACGCGATAGGGGTGGGCTGAGCGCCGAGTCCTTTTATCATGGCAACATAGACCGGGCTTTCCATAACCCTGATCTTCATCCCTTTCATGTCAGCCGGCGACTTGATCGGACGGACCGAGTTTGTAAAATTCCTGAAGCCCGTCTCGCCGTACGCAAGAACCCTGAGACCTGTCTTTTTCAGGCAGTCTGCGGCCATCTCCTTGCCGAAGGGACCGTCCATAACCTTCCAGGCTTCCGGAGCGGAGGAAAAGAGGTAAGGAATATCGAGTACCTGGGCCTCTTTATAGTAGCTCGCGATGGCGGCTGATACCATGGCCATCTGGATGGTCCCGAGTTTCACGGCCTCGATCAACTCGCGTTCCCCGCCGAGCTGGCCCGCGGGAAACAGTTTGACCGAAACGGCGCCGCTTGTGGCCGCCTCGAGATCGCCCTTAAAAGCCACGCCCGCGGCGCCCTTCTTTGAGGTAAACGGATCCGCCGGATCTACGTGGGCAAATTTTATCTCGTACGTTTGCGCTTTTACCACCGAGACATTCCAACCCAAAATCATGACCAACATTCCAAACACAACGCTGACTGATACCAATGCCTTCTTCATGACGCCCTCCTTCTGTTTATTGTTTTCTATGACTTGCAAGCTGTGGTGAATATATCCAGACAAACTTGAGCACCTCATCGCCCGTATTTACTATCTTGTGCAGCTTTCCGGGGGGATTATAGATGCATGTCCCGGGTTCTAAGGGTATTTCCCTTCCCTCGGTCACAAAGACCCCTCGCCCTGCATAGAAGAACATTACCTCTTCCTCGGTATCATGTTTATGCTCGGGCACCATGCCTCCGGGGTAGGTCTCATTCACCCCCATGGCAAGGTTCTTTGCGCCCACCGTCTTTTCTGAGACGAGTATCCATGACATCCTCGGGGGGTCTCTCCGCTCACCTTTAACATCCTTGACGTGTACAACCTTTAGCTCCGACATATCCTCTCCTTTCCGACTTGTTTCAAAAGCGCCCTATTTTCTATGACCCGCCAGTTGGGGCGCAAGAATCCACATGAATCGAATTACTTCATCGCCGTCGTTTACGATGCTGTGAGGAAGCTTCGGGGGAATTAAGATACAAACACCGGCCTCAAGCTGGATCTCACGACCTTCAGCCACAAGCTTTCCGCGTCCGGAAAAGAAGAAGTTAATCTCTTCCTCTGTGTCATGGACATGCTCAGGCACCATACCGCCGGGATAAGTCTCGTTGATGCCCATGGAAAGATTCTCGGCGCCTACTGTTTTTTCGCTCACAAGGAGCCAGGATTTCCTCACCGCATCGGGCTCTAAAGCTTTCACGTCCTTCATGTTTATGACTTTCAATTCCATGCCAGCCACCTCTCTTAGAACTTAGAACACGTCTTTGGGTATCTTCACGTTCCAGATCCGCTGCATCTCTTCCATGGGAAGATCGTAAAGGGAATTCTTGTGCGGCAGCGTCTCGTCACGCATAAATTCCGGCAGATCGAAAAACTCTTCGGACACACCGGCGCGGCGGTTGAATTCACGCTCGCTCTCAAGCACGTCGATCCCTATCTTCTGAACGTCCTCGTAGGTAAATTCCCATCCATATCTCCCCTTTAACAGGGGCGGAAACAGATCGGGCTGTTTGGTAAACGGGGGTCTCGTAAAAAGACAGAGCCCGAGCGTATCCAGAATGGCGGCGCGGACTTGCAACCGCCGCGATGTCTCGACCTGGCCCTCCTGACCAAGAGGATCAAGGGTCCTCGCTGTTTCCAGGGCGTTGCCCGCCGTATGGTCCGCGCCCATGGGAGAGGTCACGTAGGTAACGCCGTTTCCTTTGAGCGACCGGGGATCGTATGCCGGGATGGCCTGGCCTTTGACAGCCGGCACCCTTCTTACGCCGAGTACCTTACCGGTGATCACCACACCGTTTCCGAGAATTCTGCCGAGATACGTGCCCTCGCCGATCTGACGGATGAGGTCCTTTGCGCCTTCAG contains the following coding sequences:
- a CDS encoding cupin domain-containing protein is translated as MELKVINMKDVKALEPDAVRKSWLLVSEKTVGAENLSMGINETYPGGMVPEHVHDTEEEINFFFSGRGKLVAEGREIQLEAGVCILIPPKLPHSIVNDGDEVIRFMWILAPQLAGHRK
- a CDS encoding DctP family TRAP transporter solute-binding subunit: MKKALVSVSVVFGMLVMILGWNVSVVKAQTYEIKFAHVDPADPFTSKKGAAGVAFKGDLEAATSGAVSVKLFPAGQLGGERELIEAVKLGTIQMAMVSAAIASYYKEAQVLDIPYLFSSAPEAWKVMDGPFGKEMAADCLKKTGLRVLAYGETGFRNFTNSVRPIKSPADMKGMKIRVMESPVYVAMIKGLGAQPTPIAWPETYTALQQKVVDGEENPISVIAANKFYEVQKYMTIDGHSYGVDFILINEKFFQSLPKNIQESVKLASITAGWVGRGIQELNSAMGVTQLQEKGMQVYKPTAAELNQFRQATQKPVIDYVEKQVGKLWIEKLQKAVKAAEAELAK
- a CDS encoding cupin domain-containing protein; the protein is MSELKVVHVKDVKGERRDPPRMSWILVSEKTVGAKNLAMGVNETYPGGMVPEHKHDTEEEVMFFYAGRGVFVTEGREIPLEPGTCIYNPPGKLHKIVNTGDEVLKFVWIYSPQLASHRKQ